From Daphnia pulicaria isolate SC F1-1A chromosome 4, SC_F0-13Bv2, whole genome shotgun sequence, one genomic window encodes:
- the LOC124337847 gene encoding uncharacterized protein LOC124337847, which produces MNSVETDANGAADPLQAMNKVLEEYPDGGEEFEELIAPVEKHLRNEIRKRNARILFKVSCSTALALVTIFAIVTYTPVYSHLRAISRIGLIKLTPYWDWSDYYHRDCLVDNTFSSTDDSFLQPDCLACEDIGTVDVITNVSTKLLMDHYIDQNIPVIVGDGAIDWPIVNDPDLSLDTIAKAYRDDDSGWKICQWKSNLLPSSIELDEFIQQVSSYSFDRPWFAQWENCGRKSVKTGRRFYSRPYFITPAFDISFNNWILISNRYQAQRFKQVKLHTRLAMIAQIRGSNRLQFLPQQACKSECPLIQFTLLEGEIGQFKEKENNKNMYRLKTCFKNIYFFKALFNPKRWDLEYQPGGDSLNLGFIIQGEID; this is translated from the exons ATGAACTCTGTCGAGACAGATGCGAACGGCGCTGCTGATCCGCTGCAGGCGATGAACAAGGTATTGGAAGAGTATCCGGACGGCGGAGAGGAATTTGAAGAGCTGATCGCACCCGTCGAAAAACACCTGCGGAACGAAATCCGGAAAAGAAACGCCCGCATCCTGTTTAAGGTATCCTGTTCTACCGCCTTGGCTCTGGTTACCATTTTTGCCATCGTCACCTACACTCCCGTCTACTCTCACCTGCGCGCCATAAGCCGTATCGGACTTATCAAG TTGACTCCCTACTGGGACTGGAGTGATTACTACCATCGAGATTGCCTGGTTGATAATACTTTCTCCAGCACGGATGACTCTTTCTTACAGCCCGACTGTTTG GCTTGTGAAGACATTGGGACTGTAGACGTCATAACTAATGTATCGACAAAATTACTAATGGATCATTacatcgatcaaaatatccCTGTCATCGTGGGCGACGGTGCAATTGATTGGCCAATAGTAAACGATCCCGATTTAAGTCTCGATACGATCGCCAAG GCGTACCGTGACGACGATTCCGGATGGAAGATATGTCAGTGGAAAAGTAACTTACTCCCGTCATCCATTGAACTTGACGAGTTTATCCAACAGGTTAGCAGCTATTCATTCGATCGGCCATGGTTCGCACAATG GGAAAACTGCGGTCGTAAAAGTGTTAAAACTGGACGTCGATTCTACTCAAGACCCTACTTCATAACGCCGGCTTTTGACATTTCTTTTAATAACTGGATTCTCATTTCTAATCGTTATCAAGCGCAACGCTTCAAACAA GTCAAACTGCATACGAGATTGGCAATGATTGCACAAATTCGCGGATCTAACCGTCTTCAGTTTCTCCCGCAACAGGCGTGTAAATCTGAATGTCCGTTAATTCAATTCACCTTGCTGGAAGGTGAAATAGGTCAGttcaaggaaaaagaaaataataaaaacatgtACCGGTTGAAaacctgttttaaaaatatatatttttttaaagctctCTTTAATCCGAAACGGTGGGACTTGGAATATCAACCTGGAGGAGATTCTTTAAATCTGGGTTTCATAATTCAAGGAGAAATTGATTAA
- the LOC124338464 gene encoding protein singed-like: MTGQNGHSNGDVNPSDKPLTTWMVGLVNSRLKYLTAETFGFKVNANGLLLKKKQLWTLEAFGDSTDAVCLKSHLDKYLSVDQFGNVTCDAEEKDNGARFEIIVPESAAGKWAFRHPERGYFLGASADKLVCSAKTPTENELWFVHLAARPQVNLRSMGRRRFAHLSEQGDEIHVNANIPWGSTTLFTLEFRDDSRLYAIHTANNRYLSRDGRLLEQCNPTCLFSLEYHAGALALRDTQGLYLAPLGSKAVLRTRSTSVTKDELFTLEDSLAQAVFVSMMNSRYVSVKQGVDVTANQDEISDHETFQLEFDVSTGRWYIRTMGDRYWTLETAGGIQASSAKKSSNALFQMEWQQDGSIGFRANNGKFVGTKKSGHLFANTDSIDESSKFFFYLINRPMLVLKSEQGFVGYKSGSNCKLECNKANYEAIQVERGPLGLVYFKGQSGRYWTVSSDGITADGDTPEGFYLELREPSKLCIKSGDGAYLMADKNGVFTVGSRDSELATRWEF; the protein is encoded by the exons atgacGGGTCAGAACGGCCATTCCAACGGTGATGTGAATCCAAGTGACAAACCTCTGACGACATGGATGGTTGGGCTTGTCAATTCACGTTTGAAATACCTGACAGCCGAAACTTTTGGATTTAaa GTGAATGCCAACGGGTTGTTgctgaagaagaagcagcTGTGGACTCTGGAAGCCTTCGGCGACAGCACCGACGCCGTCTGCTTGAAATCGCATCTGGACAAGTATCTCTCCGTCGACCAG TTTGGTAATGTAACTTGTGATGCCGAAGAAAAGGACAACGGAGCGCGTTTTGAGATCATTGTTCCCGAATCGGCTGCCGGTAAGTGGGCCTTTCGGCACCCGGAACGCGGATACTTTCTAGGCGCCTCCGCCGACAAGCTGGTCTGTTCGGCCAAGACCCCAACTGAGAATGAACTATG GTTCGTCCACTTGGCAGCTCGACCTCAAGTCAACCTGCGTTCAATGGGTCGAAGACGATTCGCACACTTGAGTGAGCAAGGAGATGAAATTCACGTCAACGCCAACATTCCATGGGGTTCGACGACGCTTTTTACGCTCGAATTCCGCGACGACTCGCGTCTCTACGCCATCCACACAGCCAACAACCGTTATTTGTCGCGAGATGGCCGACTCCTGGAACAATGCAACCCGACTTGCCTCTTTTCACTGGAATACCACGCCGGAGCCCTGGCCCTGCGCGATACACAGGGACTTTACTTGGCCCCCCTCGGTTCCAAg GCTGTCTTGAGGACACGTTCAACTTCGGTGACCAAGGACGAACTGTTTACGCTTGAAGACTCACTGGCTCAGGCTGTTTTCGTCTCTATGATGAATAGCCGTTACGTATCCGTCAAACAAG GTGTCGATGTCACGGCTAACCAGGATGAAATCTCCGACcatgaaacttttcaactCGAGTTCGATGTTTCTACGGGACGCTGGTACATCCGAACGATGGGTGACCGCTATTGGACTTTGGAGACTGCTGGGGGCATCCAAGCATCTTCAGCCAAAAA GAGTTCGAACGCCCTGTTTCAAATGGAATGGCAGCAGGACGGATCGATTGGGTTCCGCGCCAACAACGGCAAGTTTGTCGGCACTAAAAAGTCTGGACATCTGTTTGCCAACACCGATTCGATCGATGAATCCAgcaaattcttcttctatttgatCAACAG ACCAATGCTGGTATTGAAATCTGAACAAGGTTTTGTTGGGTACAAGAGCGGCTCTAATTGTAAATTGGAATGTAACAAAGCCAACTACGAAGCCATCCAAGTCGAACGCGGGCCATTGGGTCTAGTCTATTTCAAAG GTCAGAGCGGTCGTTACTGGACAGTAAGCTCCGACGGAATTACGGCTGATGGAGACACTCCAGAGGGTTTCTATCTGGAGCTGCGTGAGCCTTCCAAATTGTGTATCAAAAGTGGCGACGGTGCGTACCTAATGGCCGACAAGAACGGTGTATTCACAGTCGGAAGTCGCGATTCTGAGCTGGCCACTCGCTGGGAATTTTAA
- the LOC124338465 gene encoding putative RNA-binding protein Luc7-like 1 isoform X1, with translation MSAKDQMRAMLDQLMGTTRDGESSRYNVKFSDPKVCKSFLLGCCPHEILASTRMDIGECVNIHDLALRADYEKASETKDYGYQVDAMDHLTTFVGECDRKTEAAKKRLAETQEELSAEVAAKAQKVHLLAEQIGQKLAKAEQLGAEGFVDESMKMMEEVEEFRKKKATAEQEYRNAMPASSYQQQKLRVCEVCSAYLGIHDNDRRLADHFGGKLHLGFIKIREKLAELQVKVEERRRQRHTQPVADDREKQRERQREREREDRERERERERERDRRRERRRSRDRSPERPRDRRQDGRNRPRSPVSRNHRQRSSSRDSGIHPENY, from the exons ATGTCTGCCAAAGACCAAATGAGGGCTATGTTAGATCAGTTGATGGGAACAACAAGAGATG GTGAGAGTTCTCGATACAACGTCAAGTTTTCCGATCCTAAAGTCTGCAAGAGTTTTCTACTGGGATGCTGCCCTCATGAGATCTTGGCCTCAACT CGGATGGACATTGGAGAATGCGTAAACATTCACGATTTGGCTCTACGTGCCGACTACGAAAAGGCCAGCGAAACCAAGGATTATGGCTATCAAGTCGAT GCCATGGATCATTTGACCACTTTTGTTGGTGAATGCGACCGGAAGACAGAAGCTGCCAAAAAACGGCTGGCTGAAACCCAAGAAGAATTGTCTGCTGAAGTGGCCGCCAAAGCCCAAAAG GTTCATCTTCTAGCAGAACAGATCGGTCAAAAGTTGGCGAAGGCGGAACAATTGGGCGCTGAAGGGTTCGTCGATGAATCGATGAAGATGATGGAAGAG GTTGAGGAATTCCGCAAAAAGAAGGCAACAGCTGAGCAAGAATATCGAAACGCCATGCCGGCCTCATcgtaccaacaacaaaaactacGCGTCTGCGAAGTTTGCTCCGCGTACCTCGGCATTCACGATAACGACCGACGTTTGGCAGATCATTTTGGTGGAAAACTTCACCTCGGCTTCATTAAAATTCGTGAGAAATTGGCTGAACTTCAG GTCAAAGTGGAGGAAAGACGGCGTCAACGCCACACTCAGCCAGTGGCGGACGATCGAGAGAAACAAAGGGAGCGACAACGTGAGCGTGAGAGAGAAGATCGCGAAAGGGAAcgtgagagagaaagggaaagAGACCGACGGCGAGAGAGACGTCGTTCACGCGATAGATCACCAGAACGACCTCGTGACAGACGTCAGGATGGTAGAAACCGACCCCGTTCACCCGTGTCCCGCAATCACCGACAACGCTCTTCATCTCGAGACTCTGGCATCCACCCAGAAAATTATTAG
- the LOC124338465 gene encoding putative RNA-binding protein Luc7-like 1 isoform X2, translating to MAGYSVHAEPTQVKKGGWRMDIGECVNIHDLALRADYEKASETKDYGYQVDAMDHLTTFVGECDRKTEAAKKRLAETQEELSAEVAAKAQKVHLLAEQIGQKLAKAEQLGAEGFVDESMKMMEEVEEFRKKKATAEQEYRNAMPASSYQQQKLRVCEVCSAYLGIHDNDRRLADHFGGKLHLGFIKIREKLAELQVKVEERRRQRHTQPVADDREKQRERQREREREDRERERERERERDRRRERRRSRDRSPERPRDRRQDGRNRPRSPVSRNHRQRSSSRDSGIHPENY from the exons ATGGCTGGCTATAGTGTCCATGCTGAGCCAACTCAAGTGAAAAAGGGCGGTTGG CGGATGGACATTGGAGAATGCGTAAACATTCACGATTTGGCTCTACGTGCCGACTACGAAAAGGCCAGCGAAACCAAGGATTATGGCTATCAAGTCGAT GCCATGGATCATTTGACCACTTTTGTTGGTGAATGCGACCGGAAGACAGAAGCTGCCAAAAAACGGCTGGCTGAAACCCAAGAAGAATTGTCTGCTGAAGTGGCCGCCAAAGCCCAAAAG GTTCATCTTCTAGCAGAACAGATCGGTCAAAAGTTGGCGAAGGCGGAACAATTGGGCGCTGAAGGGTTCGTCGATGAATCGATGAAGATGATGGAAGAG GTTGAGGAATTCCGCAAAAAGAAGGCAACAGCTGAGCAAGAATATCGAAACGCCATGCCGGCCTCATcgtaccaacaacaaaaactacGCGTCTGCGAAGTTTGCTCCGCGTACCTCGGCATTCACGATAACGACCGACGTTTGGCAGATCATTTTGGTGGAAAACTTCACCTCGGCTTCATTAAAATTCGTGAGAAATTGGCTGAACTTCAG GTCAAAGTGGAGGAAAGACGGCGTCAACGCCACACTCAGCCAGTGGCGGACGATCGAGAGAAACAAAGGGAGCGACAACGTGAGCGTGAGAGAGAAGATCGCGAAAGGGAAcgtgagagagaaagggaaagAGACCGACGGCGAGAGAGACGTCGTTCACGCGATAGATCACCAGAACGACCTCGTGACAGACGTCAGGATGGTAGAAACCGACCCCGTTCACCCGTGTCCCGCAATCACCGACAACGCTCTTCATCTCGAGACTCTGGCATCCACCCAGAAAATTATTAG